The Solibacillus sp. FSL R7-0682 genome includes a window with the following:
- the phnC gene encoding phosphonate ABC transporter ATP-binding protein, translating to MIKFNNVSKQYPNGYAALKNINLEIAQGEFVAIIGLSGAGKSTLLRCINRMHDITDGTLTVDGTNIKKLRGSEIRKFRRHIGMIFQSFNLVTRVSVIKNVLVSFVPELSLWRKVLGIFKEQHKKEALMALDRVGILDKAYVRVDQLSGGQQQRVALARTLAQNPKIILADEPVASLDPVTANQVMEDFRHINKELNMTVIINIHHVELALQFADRVVGIQAGEIVYDGLAGEVTEDILQKIYNGGAEEGSNILNAKEILSV from the coding sequence ATGATTAAATTTAATAATGTTTCAAAACAATATCCTAATGGATATGCAGCGTTAAAAAATATTAATCTTGAAATCGCACAAGGTGAATTTGTTGCCATTATTGGACTATCTGGTGCCGGGAAATCAACATTACTCCGCTGTATTAATCGGATGCACGACATTACAGATGGCACATTAACAGTAGATGGGACGAATATAAAAAAATTAAGAGGATCAGAAATTCGGAAGTTTAGACGGCATATCGGAATGATCTTTCAATCCTTTAATTTAGTAACACGTGTATCTGTTATAAAAAATGTACTTGTTTCTTTCGTACCAGAATTGTCCCTTTGGCGAAAGGTTTTAGGAATCTTTAAAGAACAACATAAAAAAGAAGCATTGATGGCATTGGATCGTGTAGGCATTTTAGATAAAGCCTATGTCCGAGTAGATCAGCTATCAGGGGGGCAGCAGCAACGGGTTGCATTGGCTAGAACATTAGCTCAAAATCCTAAAATTATTTTAGCTGATGAACCTGTTGCCTCTCTTGACCCAGTGACAGCGAATCAAGTAATGGAAGATTTCAGGCACATTAATAAAGAATTGAATATGACAGTTATTATCAATATCCACCATGTAGAGCTTGCATTGCAATTTGCCGACCGAGTTGTAGGCATTCAAGCAGGGGAAATCGTTTATGATGGTCTGGCTGGGGAAGTAACCGAAGACATCTTACAGAAAATCTACAATGGAGGTGCAGAGGAAGGGAGTAATATTTTAAATGCTAAAGAAATTCTATCCGTCTAA
- the phnE gene encoding phosphonate ABC transporter, permease protein PhnE, whose translation MLKKFYPSKKILLPNGKEVIEKRSTTPLIVIFLLLLIYVSARITDFNVLILVERIEQFFFILREMIPPTWAYFPNIWNPLLDTIKMSLLGSLLGAICALPLAMIAASNLHKMKWLSAIMKMIFSFLRTLPTLIVALIATFVFGLGTVAGTVAIFIFSLAYIGKLLYEQIENADMGAFEAMTSMGLSTTQSFRYAIFPQVLPNYLSTSLFCFEGNVRYAAILGYVGAGGIGLMLNESLGWRNYANVGMILLLLVITVFVIETISEYYRKKLM comes from the coding sequence ATGCTAAAGAAATTCTATCCGTCTAAAAAAATTCTACTACCAAATGGAAAAGAAGTAATTGAAAAGCGGTCTACAACACCGTTGATTGTGATTTTTTTACTATTGTTAATTTATGTATCAGCAAGAATTACAGATTTTAATGTGCTGATACTTGTGGAACGTATAGAGCAATTTTTCTTCATTTTACGAGAAATGATTCCTCCTACATGGGCATACTTCCCGAACATTTGGAATCCTTTATTAGATACGATTAAAATGTCACTACTTGGGTCGTTATTAGGTGCGATATGTGCACTTCCACTCGCGATGATAGCCGCTTCAAACCTACATAAAATGAAGTGGTTATCAGCAATTATGAAAATGATTTTTAGCTTTTTGCGAACGCTCCCTACATTAATTGTTGCACTTATTGCAACGTTCGTTTTCGGATTAGGTACAGTAGCAGGAACAGTTGCTATTTTCATCTTTTCATTGGCCTATATTGGGAAGCTATTATACGAACAAATCGAAAATGCGGATATGGGAGCGTTTGAAGCGATGACATCGATGGGCTTATCGACAACACAATCCTTTCGATATGCCATTTTTCCACAGGTTTTACCGAATTACTTATCTACTTCATTATTTTGTTTTGAAGGAAATGTCCGCTATGCGGCGATTCTTGGCTATGTTGGTGCAGGTGGTATCGGCCTCATGTTAAATGAAAGCTTAGGTTGGAGAAATTACGCAAATGTCGGAATGATTTTGTTGTTATTAGTTATCACGGTATTTGTTATTGAAACAATTAGTGAATATTATCGAAAGAAATTAATGTAG
- the phnE gene encoding phosphonate ABC transporter, permease protein PhnE yields the protein MRVSNTIQKQYELQPDRRLSQFVTVIVLISVFAWSVTTIKMDNLTIEGLSIAKNIFSGILQPDLNLLINFTTSGVPYLLVETMAIAFLGTIVGSLIAIPLAFLSASNIVPKPISFVIRFLLIMIRTIPAIVYGLMFIRVTGPGPFAGVLTMSLVSIGMLSKLYVDVIEDIDKSVLESMESIGCTLFEKIRYGILPQILALFLSIVIYRFDMNLRDATVLGLVGAGGIGAPLIFAMNAYKWSEVGAILIGLIVLILIIEYSSNKIRAKIVGGNR from the coding sequence ATGAGAGTATCAAATACAATTCAAAAACAATATGAATTACAACCAGATCGACGTCTTTCGCAATTCGTTACGGTCATTGTTTTAATTTCTGTTTTTGCCTGGTCTGTAACGACGATAAAAATGGACAACTTAACGATTGAAGGCTTAAGCATTGCGAAAAATATATTTAGTGGTATTTTACAGCCAGATTTGAATTTACTAATTAATTTTACGACAAGCGGAGTGCCTTATTTATTAGTTGAAACAATGGCCATTGCTTTTTTAGGGACAATTGTTGGTTCACTTATTGCAATTCCATTAGCCTTTTTATCCGCATCAAATATTGTTCCAAAGCCTATTTCTTTTGTTATTCGCTTTTTATTAATTATGATTCGAACAATACCTGCGATTGTTTATGGATTAATGTTTATTCGCGTAACAGGGCCTGGTCCATTTGCGGGTGTGTTAACGATGTCGTTAGTGAGCATAGGAATGCTCTCGAAATTATATGTCGACGTCATTGAAGACATTGACAAGTCCGTGCTGGAATCTATGGAATCCATTGGTTGTACATTATTTGAAAAAATTCGATACGGTATTCTTCCACAAATTTTAGCGCTGTTTTTATCCATCGTCATTTATCGGTTTGATATGAATTTACGTGATGCAACCGTATTAGGCTTAGTTGGTGCAGGTGGAATTGGCGCACCTTTAATCTTTGCAATGAATGCCTATAAATGGTCAGAGGTTGGCGCAATTTTAATCGGTTTAATTGTTCTTATTTTAATAATCGAATATAGCTCAAATAAAATAAGAGCGAAAATTGTCGGTGGAAATAGATAA
- a CDS encoding DNA-binding protein, with amino-acid sequence MWKKSKWLCTAILATATFSFMFGNTTEAENALDPAPILTPVQSNGYSVLFDNSHGQTAGQSDWVIDGALSDFADALVDEGYTVEEFRSVEPLTLNDLLNYDVFVIPEAQIPFTASEQAAISSYAELGGGVFFIADHYNADRNLNRWDSNEIMNGWRRGAYLNPTLGMSLAEAAALNGVVSSRWLSDEFGVEFRYNSIDNTVANQIVAPSQSFGITTGISQVSIHAGSTIAITNPSIAKGIAYLPTGLTSAANKWSNSVDQGVYAGGGIAEGPFVAIGKKELGKAAFIGDSSPVEDATPKYRNEETGSVKRTYDGFTAHNNGELLVNIINWLATDETYTTFNGTAITLDQVTPRISIEDPLLSTEILNEPWRQPNAGYLWYDSSTFANGSYGSTVDPTPSVTYSAVTPDVLPVDGSAFNVTVTVEGLAPNSTIQGHRIQIYLTGGTAISQVRNDNGTWPTGYGYFDIGTLTANSQGTAQKTITMRLNSNVTATEGTLRLKDADGNNVITKAVVLGEGTGNEGPPEDPQQEIEIGNYKLILPQVLPTHGEEFKIGVEIKALTAGATISNAQLQFYLTGGTSISQVKNSNGTWPTSYGYGNVGTLTANAQGIAVGEVTVRINPTVTSTTATIRLRLGSSNNVLTAPISLQ; translated from the coding sequence ATGTGGAAAAAATCTAAATGGCTATGTACCGCCATTTTAGCGACTGCTACGTTTAGTTTCATGTTTGGAAATACGACTGAGGCAGAAAATGCATTAGATCCTGCACCGATTTTAACACCTGTACAATCAAATGGATATTCTGTTTTGTTTGATAATAGTCATGGGCAAACAGCAGGTCAATCGGATTGGGTAATTGATGGAGCCCTTTCAGATTTTGCAGATGCATTAGTGGATGAAGGGTATACAGTGGAAGAGTTTCGTAGTGTAGAACCGCTCACGCTAAATGATTTACTAAATTATGATGTATTTGTTATACCAGAGGCACAAATTCCGTTTACTGCCTCTGAACAAGCAGCGATTTCGAGTTATGCTGAATTAGGTGGTGGCGTATTTTTTATCGCAGATCACTATAACGCAGATCGAAACTTAAACCGCTGGGATTCCAATGAAATTATGAATGGCTGGCGTCGAGGAGCGTACTTAAATCCAACATTAGGTATGTCGTTAGCAGAAGCAGCTGCATTAAATGGTGTAGTAAGTTCTCGCTGGCTAAGCGATGAGTTTGGTGTTGAGTTTAGATATAATTCAATTGATAACACAGTCGCAAATCAAATCGTAGCGCCAAGTCAATCATTTGGAATTACTACGGGTATCTCACAAGTATCCATCCATGCGGGTTCAACAATTGCGATTACAAATCCATCTATTGCAAAAGGGATTGCTTATTTACCAACGGGCTTAACATCCGCAGCAAATAAATGGTCGAATTCAGTTGACCAAGGGGTGTATGCAGGTGGTGGTATTGCTGAAGGTCCATTTGTCGCGATAGGAAAGAAAGAGCTTGGCAAGGCAGCTTTTATTGGTGATTCCTCACCAGTGGAAGATGCAACGCCAAAATATCGAAATGAAGAGACAGGTAGCGTGAAAAGAACATATGATGGGTTTACAGCACATAATAATGGAGAGCTACTTGTTAATATTATAAATTGGTTAGCAACCGATGAAACGTATACAACCTTTAATGGCACAGCAATTACATTGGATCAGGTAACACCAAGAATTTCAATTGAAGATCCGTTACTGTCTACTGAAATTTTAAATGAACCGTGGCGCCAACCAAATGCAGGTTATTTATGGTATGATTCCTCAACATTTGCAAATGGTTCTTATGGTTCTACTGTAGACCCAACACCATCGGTAACATATTCAGCAGTAACGCCAGATGTTTTACCAGTTGATGGGTCGGCATTTAATGTGACAGTTACTGTTGAAGGACTCGCGCCTAATAGTACGATTCAGGGGCATAGAATTCAAATATATTTGACAGGCGGTACAGCAATTTCGCAGGTTAGAAATGACAATGGTACATGGCCAACGGGGTATGGTTATTTTGATATTGGAACTTTAACTGCTAATAGCCAAGGAACTGCTCAAAAAACGATTACGATGCGATTAAATAGCAATGTAACTGCGACGGAAGGTACGTTACGTTTAAAAGATGCAGATGGTAATAATGTCATTACAAAGGCTGTTGTATTAGGAGAAGGAACAGGGAATGAAGGACCACCTGAAGATCCACAGCAAGAAATAGAAATAGGTAATTATAAACTAATTCTTCCGCAAGTATTACCTACACATGGGGAAGAATTTAAAATAGGGGTTGAAATTAAAGCCTTAACAGCTGGCGCAACCATTTCTAATGCCCAGCTTCAGTTTTATTTAACTGGGGGTACGAGTATTTCGCAAGTGAAAAATTCAAATGGCACATGGCCAACAAGTTATGGCTATGGCAATGTCGGAACATTAACAGCGAATGCTCAAGGCATTGCAGTGGGCGAAGTAACTGTACGAATAAATCCAACGGTGACTAGTACAACAGCTACGATTCGTTTACGATTAGGCTCTAGTAATAACGTATTAACAGCACCAATTTCATTACAATAA
- a CDS encoding phosphotransferase — MDFSLFFEHPIKEIIELSPGYDDHSSDVWLVKTGDEEVVIRSSRMVEEPSNDFWWGCKRIFGIDPRNVFELVHVNNTLSEITSIPIPKVLNKRNLFSKEYIVVEKLNGVVVHSFIDQPSSVLQSLGEGLAKIHSYKENYIGNPSGSVKVNLDHFHQYLIIAIREIISKFYAEHDQIKEKYIEVVNILNNLPPPKNSTFVLVDIDPTQFLANSKEVTGLVDTEAYVIGPRELDFIGLEYILDEKAARDFKIGYEKIMDIPNLTECRLPYRYLYRLLSVQGSVDINNWLNHKILF; from the coding sequence ATGGATTTTTCATTGTTTTTTGAACACCCTATTAAAGAAATTATCGAGCTAAGTCCTGGTTATGATGACCATTCGAGTGATGTTTGGTTAGTCAAGACGGGTGATGAAGAAGTAGTTATTCGCTCTTCTCGAATGGTGGAAGAACCGAGTAATGACTTTTGGTGGGGTTGTAAACGAATTTTTGGTATAGATCCGAGGAATGTATTTGAACTAGTACACGTTAATAATACATTAAGTGAGATAACGTCAATCCCAATTCCTAAAGTATTAAACAAAAGGAACCTTTTTTCAAAAGAATATATAGTTGTTGAAAAATTGAATGGCGTAGTAGTCCATTCATTTATCGACCAACCGTCCTCTGTATTGCAAAGCTTAGGTGAAGGTTTAGCAAAGATTCATTCCTATAAAGAAAATTATATCGGCAATCCCTCTGGCAGTGTAAAAGTTAACTTAGACCATTTCCATCAATACTTAATCATTGCAATAAGAGAAATCATTTCTAAATTTTATGCTGAACACGATCAAATAAAAGAAAAGTACATAGAAGTCGTCAACATATTGAATAATTTACCTCCTCCTAAAAATTCTACATTTGTTTTGGTTGATATTGATCCAACGCAATTTTTAGCAAATAGTAAAGAAGTTACAGGATTAGTTGATACAGAGGCATATGTAATCGGGCCAAGAGAGTTGGATTTTATAGGCCTTGAATATATTTTAGATGAAAAAGCTGCACGAGATTTTAAAATTGGGTATGAAAAAATAATGGATATCCCAAATCTTACAGAGTGTAGATTGCCATATCGCTATTTATATCGATTATTATCTGTACAAGGTAGTGTCGATATAAACAATTGGTTAAACCATAAGATTTTATTTTAA
- a CDS encoding class I SAM-dependent methyltransferase has protein sequence MEEYFWDTQLEYLKRTRDLYYNDDYLGFLVKTVWKITKPVHIIDFGCGFGYLGIKLLPLLPKGSKYTGIDKGQQLIIKAKEYFRNLPYETEFFVADTNEIELESKYDIAVCHAFLLHIFEPKRMLQRMVNSVTNDGKIICFEPHWISSMASYELDGYKQSQIVPLSILQKLYEKSSNKTGIDGNMGTKVPKYLSELGVKNIECRVSDKVNFLHTVLNQSEKQKLFSSLKEEGVGGEPIKKDQFIENLIKRGLSLQESKDQFEAELLFSNVFNIESSLLYTPSMKITFGEINR, from the coding sequence TTGGAAGAATATTTTTGGGATACCCAACTAGAATATCTTAAAAGAACGAGAGATTTATATTATAACGATGACTATCTAGGATTTTTAGTAAAAACTGTTTGGAAAATAACAAAACCAGTACATATTATTGATTTCGGTTGTGGATTTGGATATTTAGGGATTAAATTATTACCCCTTTTACCGAAAGGTTCTAAATATACTGGGATAGATAAAGGACAACAACTAATTATTAAGGCGAAAGAGTATTTTCGTAATCTTCCGTATGAAACGGAATTCTTTGTTGCAGATACGAATGAAATTGAATTAGAAAGTAAATACGACATTGCTGTTTGCCATGCATTTTTATTACACATTTTCGAACCAAAAAGAATGCTTCAACGAATGGTGAATTCTGTTACAAACGATGGCAAAATAATTTGTTTTGAACCACACTGGATTTCAAGTATGGCGTCCTACGAACTCGATGGATACAAACAATCACAAATTGTTCCACTTAGTATTCTTCAAAAATTATATGAAAAGAGTTCAAATAAAACTGGAATTGACGGAAATATGGGGACAAAGGTTCCTAAATATTTATCTGAATTGGGCGTTAAAAACATTGAATGCAGAGTCAGTGATAAAGTCAACTTCCTCCATACCGTTTTGAACCAATCAGAAAAGCAAAAATTATTCTCTTCATTAAAGGAAGAAGGAGTAGGTGGAGAACCAATAAAGAAAGATCAATTTATAGAAAATTTGATAAAACGTGGGCTTTCACTACAAGAATCAAAGGATCAATTTGAGGCTGAACTTCTGTTTTCGAATGTATTTAATATAGAGTCTTCTTTATTATACACCCCAAGCATGAAAATAACTTTTGGAGAAATTAATAGGTGA
- a CDS encoding acyl-CoA thioesterase/bile acid-CoA:amino acid N-acyltransferase family protein, whose protein sequence is MKPSFHVNQSSSLIDSSLELRVNNLCPCEVVTIKAEMWDNLGTKWASFAELMSDSEGQINLATAQPESGTYVHADVTGLFWSMSPISNDQPKKRTPLKPVETILTLMREQEVLTVTSIIREVVSPKVKRLSIREQGLVGTFFYHSNSEPLPTIIVLGGSEGGLRESNAALLASHGCNTLALAYFGIEDLPKELVNIPLDYIEKAINWLNDNPLIDSTKLGIFGTSKGGELALLSASVFPIIKAVVGYVPSGVVFPGIGQSALGLSSWQFKGESFPFACGDVPKDVTSKLNKARQTGEPITWRETYLYWAEGEKQAEIAVENIQGSVLLISGGDDQLWPADWLSEKVITRLSKHNHPYYYEHINFTNAGHAFVTPGFPTTQSVVSPFGNGMKLLLGGNPKDNAHAQFEAWQRVKEFFRKYLA, encoded by the coding sequence ATGAAACCATCTTTCCATGTTAACCAGAGCAGTTCCTTAATAGATTCATCACTAGAACTCCGTGTTAATAATCTCTGTCCATGTGAAGTTGTAACAATTAAAGCCGAAATGTGGGACAATCTTGGAACGAAATGGGCATCGTTTGCGGAATTAATGTCTGACAGTGAAGGGCAAATTAATTTAGCAACAGCGCAACCTGAATCAGGAACTTATGTTCATGCTGATGTAACAGGACTTTTTTGGTCGATGTCACCTATATCGAATGATCAGCCAAAGAAAAGGACGCCCTTAAAACCAGTAGAAACAATACTTACCTTAATGAGAGAGCAAGAAGTTTTGACAGTCACTTCCATCATTCGTGAGGTAGTATCTCCAAAAGTAAAACGATTATCTATACGTGAACAAGGATTGGTTGGAACATTCTTTTATCATTCTAATAGCGAACCCTTGCCGACGATTATTGTATTAGGAGGATCTGAAGGAGGATTGCGAGAGAGCAATGCAGCCTTGTTGGCCTCACATGGATGTAATACATTAGCTTTGGCGTATTTTGGAATTGAAGACTTACCGAAAGAGCTAGTAAATATTCCATTGGACTATATTGAAAAAGCAATCAATTGGCTGAACGATAATCCACTTATAGATAGTACAAAACTAGGCATATTCGGAACTTCTAAAGGTGGTGAATTAGCTTTATTAAGTGCCTCCGTATTCCCAATTATTAAGGCAGTAGTAGGATATGTACCTAGTGGCGTTGTTTTCCCAGGAATCGGGCAATCAGCACTTGGTTTATCTTCATGGCAATTTAAGGGGGAATCGTTCCCGTTTGCTTGTGGTGATGTACCAAAAGACGTGACTAGTAAATTAAATAAGGCGAGACAAACAGGTGAACCAATTACTTGGCGGGAAACCTATCTATATTGGGCAGAAGGGGAGAAACAGGCAGAGATTGCAGTCGAAAATATTCAAGGTTCTGTTCTTTTAATTTCAGGGGGGGATGACCAGTTATGGCCAGCTGATTGGTTGTCTGAAAAAGTAATAACTCGGTTGAGCAAACATAACCATCCATATTACTATGAACATATCAATTTTACCAATGCTGGCCACGCTTTTGTAACTCCTGGATTCCCAACCACACAATCTGTCGTATCTCCTTTTGGAAACGGTATGAAATTGTTACTTGGTGGAAATCCAAAAGATAACGCACACGCACAATTTGAAGCGTGGCAAAGGGTAAAAGAATTCTTTAGAAAATACTTAGCCTAG
- a CDS encoding alpha/beta fold hydrolase, whose translation MSLKKIQLGKIIQSFLLLLAVLFFTLVIGHHGMKLYEQKYYPAPGYYVSLDNRKMHVYVKGDGEKTIVLLPGLGTTAPVLDFEPLINELAENFKVAVVEPYGYGWSDLTDRKRTVEHIVEEIRLALQTSQIDGPYIFMPHSVAGIYTMYYAHHYPAEVEAVIGIDPTLPQAIDYFNEPVPKIPSSFRFLAPSGIARLSLQFNLVNTLPLAEEHTYSVENLTIAEKLTAWKGYNKNIIDEANELENTIEKTKSLDFPTSLPVMIFMKEDHRVAEDGKSTKRFYELQLQHVDHRKLISLSGHHYLHWQNYKEMTKEIEAFTSSY comes from the coding sequence ATGTCATTAAAAAAAATCCAACTAGGAAAAATCATTCAATCCTTTTTATTACTATTAGCAGTACTTTTTTTTACTTTAGTAATTGGTCATCACGGAATGAAGCTATATGAGCAAAAGTACTATCCGGCACCTGGATATTACGTGTCCTTAGATAATCGTAAAATGCATGTTTATGTAAAAGGCGATGGGGAAAAAACGATAGTCCTCTTACCTGGCTTAGGAACGACAGCGCCTGTTCTTGACTTTGAACCACTAATCAATGAATTAGCGGAAAACTTTAAAGTCGCTGTCGTCGAGCCTTATGGTTACGGCTGGAGTGATCTAACGGATCGAAAAAGAACGGTTGAGCATATTGTAGAAGAAATACGATTAGCATTGCAAACATCTCAAATTGATGGTCCTTATATATTCATGCCCCATTCCGTAGCTGGGATTTATACGATGTATTATGCCCATCATTATCCAGCTGAAGTGGAAGCAGTTATCGGGATTGATCCTACCCTACCACAAGCGATCGATTATTTTAATGAGCCTGTCCCAAAGATTCCATCATCATTTCGTTTCTTAGCACCTAGTGGGATCGCTCGTCTAAGTCTACAGTTTAATCTAGTTAATACTTTACCACTCGCTGAAGAACATACATATTCAGTAGAGAATTTAACTATAGCGGAAAAACTGACAGCTTGGAAAGGCTACAATAAAAATATTATCGATGAAGCAAATGAACTGGAGAATACGATTGAAAAGACAAAAAGTTTGGACTTTCCTACATCGCTTCCTGTCATGATTTTTATGAAAGAGGATCATCGCGTAGCAGAAGATGGAAAATCGACAAAACGCTTTTATGAACTTCAGCTACAACACGTGGACCACCGTAAGCTTATTTCATTAAGTGGGCATCATTACTTGCATTGGCAAAATTATAAGGAAATGACTAAAGAAATAGAAGCATTTACTTCATCCTATTAA
- a CDS encoding DJ-1/PfpI family protein, whose amino-acid sequence MKKTAILLYPQFSEYELTTALSLLMQGGKPISVISLDRNPIIGEAGLSVIADQTIDEIHVEDFDSLLLTGCMDIFKVLENHTYIDFIKNIANQEHFIIASISSSPALLAKAGLLTNKNYTVGLFEEARVNSRLFDDANYVNELVVQDGNLITALGVSFITWGVMFAKALQLEFDEGWYREGIR is encoded by the coding sequence TTGAAAAAAACAGCAATTCTTCTTTACCCACAATTTAGTGAATATGAATTGACTACGGCTTTATCACTTTTAATGCAAGGGGGAAAACCTATTTCGGTAATCTCTCTCGATAGAAATCCTATTATTGGTGAAGCCGGGTTATCCGTCATAGCCGATCAAACAATTGATGAAATTCATGTCGAAGATTTTGATAGTCTTCTATTAACTGGATGCATGGATATTTTTAAAGTACTCGAAAATCATACATATATAGACTTTATTAAAAACATAGCTAATCAAGAACACTTTATAATCGCTAGTATTTCGAGTTCGCCAGCATTACTAGCAAAAGCAGGCTTACTTACAAATAAAAACTATACAGTTGGTCTATTTGAAGAAGCACGTGTTAATTCACGCTTGTTTGATGATGCAAATTATGTAAATGAATTAGTCGTGCAGGATGGCAATTTGATTACAGCATTGGGCGTATCATTTATTACTTGGGGAGTAATGTTTGCAAAAGCATTACAGCTTGAATTTGATGAAGGCTGGTATCGAGAAGGTATTAGATAA
- a CDS encoding VOC family protein — MIFEITNQIRVSNFQEGQIWYESFLNRKPDYIPHEGFAEWELIPGCWLQVAEGTTTEGCGPIRLGVSNLEAEKERLIKTLNIETFDIQSRREVPVKWATFTDPWGNQLGLFEYLDKNEEKQRIKTIIGTWEVNK; from the coding sequence ATGATTTTTGAAATAACAAACCAAATCCGTGTTTCAAATTTTCAAGAAGGACAAATCTGGTATGAAAGTTTCTTAAATAGGAAACCGGATTATATTCCACATGAAGGATTTGCAGAATGGGAGCTCATTCCTGGTTGCTGGTTGCAAGTTGCAGAAGGAACGACAACTGAAGGATGCGGACCAATTCGTCTAGGGGTTTCTAACTTGGAAGCAGAAAAGGAAAGACTAATAAAAACACTAAACATTGAAACTTTTGACATACAATCAAGACGAGAAGTTCCAGTGAAATGGGCGACTTTTACAGATCCATGGGGGAATCAACTAGGCTTATTCGAATATTTGGATAAGAACGAAGAAAAACAGCGAATCAAAACGATTATTGGAACGTGGGAAGTTAATAAATGA